The Deinococcus sp. Marseille-Q6407 genome has a window encoding:
- a CDS encoding Hsp33 family molecular chaperone HslO yields the protein MTDSAYAQSYLLRGIAAQGTLRVVAIDGTQIVEEVRQRHHLSKTATAALGRTLLGAGLLSVVLGKDVGSRVAVRIQGGGPIGWVVAEGTAGGEVGGNYHPGSVRGYVHEPGADLPPRESDGKLDVSGVVGKEGELAVTRLLTNAEPWTGSVELVSGEIAEDISTYLARSEQIPNALLLGVYEEGGRVAVSGGLLVQAMPGVSDATLSKLEQNIAGIGLLTTSMREVGLLGTVQRALEGLEPQISEDAEPWVFDCRCSRERAASSLMFFDEAERQDMQDEGGQEVVCHWCNEKYFFQPEEIAGLELEAGENPAQA from the coding sequence ATGACCGATTCTGCCTATGCACAGTCTTATCTCCTGCGCGGAATTGCCGCCCAGGGGACTTTACGGGTGGTCGCCATTGACGGCACCCAAATCGTGGAAGAAGTTCGCCAGCGCCATCATCTCAGCAAGACCGCCACGGCGGCGCTGGGCCGCACCCTGCTGGGCGCCGGTCTGCTGTCGGTGGTGCTGGGCAAGGATGTGGGCAGCCGGGTGGCGGTCCGCATTCAGGGCGGCGGCCCTATCGGCTGGGTGGTGGCTGAAGGCACGGCCGGCGGCGAAGTGGGCGGCAATTACCACCCCGGCAGCGTGCGCGGCTACGTGCATGAGCCCGGCGCCGACCTCCCCCCCCGCGAGAGCGACGGCAAGCTGGACGTGAGCGGCGTAGTGGGCAAGGAAGGCGAACTGGCCGTGACCCGGCTGCTGACCAACGCCGAGCCCTGGACCGGCAGCGTGGAACTGGTCAGCGGTGAGATTGCCGAGGACATCAGCACCTACCTGGCCCGCAGCGAACAGATTCCCAACGCGCTGCTGCTGGGCGTGTATGAAGAAGGCGGCCGGGTGGCCGTCAGCGGCGGCCTGCTGGTGCAGGCGATGCCCGGCGTGAGCGACGCCACCCTCAGCAAGCTGGAGCAGAACATCGCCGGCATCGGCCTGCTGACCACCTCCATGCGCGAGGTGGGCCTGCTGGGCACCGTGCAGCGCGCCCTGGAAGGCCTGGAACCACAGATCAGCGAAGATGCCGAGCCCTGGGTCTTCGACTGCCGCTGCTCGCGTGAACGCGCCGCCAGCAGCCTGATGTTCTTTGACGAAGCCGAGCGCCAGGACATGCAGGACGAAGGCGGCCAGGAAGTGGTCTGCCACTGGTGCAACGAGAAATACTTCTTCCAACCGGAAGAGATTGCCGGCCTGGAACTGGAAGCCGGCGAGAACCCCGCTCAGGCCTGA